From the genome of Nicotiana sylvestris chromosome 2, ASM39365v2, whole genome shotgun sequence, one region includes:
- the LOC104210866 gene encoding probable GPI-anchored adhesin-like protein PGA55 gives MEVEVEKKKRSFSYEIGDQKLKLIDISSEEDCLIDSPLFDSLEDLRLSVTLDNINENGGSRSSFQRDKTTKVNQQKELKHLSTASIEPGRPSFLRKSLAWDHAFFTSTGLLDPHELSLVNKEFDTLEEQNLLPVILEDVRARTPDLQSTSDIGTSSRNKIDRRPVSKRKNISNATVERSNAEQTCKRRECNSQALKFPKVPRSMKSASSWQSKSTPEMYIADLRGKKTTRTGQDLMVSNSTTTCSLTSQIIAHPISSITSCPSYKTSAYARKRRETRKSELSASISSSITPTRSSTKSKCFQNLTSSSMEIHHSYNKPPLSTTSSWSVQSSSSTSNTNLAHSDSSYGLNMTFGPTQNVSSSSQITRAVDSVPREDSQPSGLRMPSPKIGFFDEDKSWVPTLDRNLYQSQKQGIATSTSKSAEASSKVKRARSSPLEPRYAAPLHKVKDASSTASDKRKHIHFKHQTDKSLEIDTKVCSKLRKVGLNSSLREDERQVVKEILKTKVRSERMVTKADKAVSTTIITTPQSQASWGRLYKSSLSVSLHLTPSRDEGISGLSKLREQENEVNDLSRYLELIDLNDGKEILLKQRKSFPHKRSPLVENKSVCNRNMVLESSLLSSKGKDKENN, from the exons ATGGAAGTGGAAgtagagaagaaaaagagaagtttTAGTTATGAAATTGGAGATCAAAAGCTTAAGCTCATTGATATTTCTTCAGAGGAAGATTGTCTTATTGATTCGCCTTTGTTTGATTCTCTTGAAGACCTTCGCCTTTCAG TAACATTGGACAATATAAATGAGAATGGGGGATCAAGATCTTCCTTTCAAAGAGATAAAACAACAAAAGTGAACCAACAGAAGGAGCTAAAGCATTTGTCTACTGCATCTATTGAGCCAGGAAGACCGAGTTTCTTGCGAAAAAGTTTAGCTTGGGATCATGCTTTCTTCACTAGTACAG GTCTTTTGGATCCACATGAACTATCATTGGTGAATAAAGAGTTTGATACATTAGAGGAGCAAAATCTCTTGCCTGTCATCTTAGAAGATGTGCGCGCTCGCACACCAGACCTACAGTCTACTTCAGATATTGGAACTAGCTCCAGAAACAAG ATCGATCGCAGGCCAGTTTCCAAAAGGAAAAACATCAGTAATGCAACAGTAGAGAGAAGTAATGCAGAG CAAACTTGTAAAAGAAGAGAGTGCAATTCACAAGCTCTCAAGTTTCCCAAAGTTCCACGTTCGATGAAAAGTGCTTCGTCTTGGCAAAGCAAATCAACACCAGAAATGTACATTGCAGATTTGAGAGGCAAGAAGACAACTAGAACTG GACAAGATTTAATGGTGTCGAATTCTACTACTACTTGCTCTTTGACATCTCAGATAATCGCGCATCCAATTTCATCAATCACCTCTTGTCCTTCATATAAGACATCTGCTTATGCTAGGAAAAGAAGAGAAACCCGAAAAAGTGAACTCTCGGCCTCTATTTCGAGCTCAATTACACCAACAAGATCATCTACAAAGAGTAAATGTTTTCAAAATCTTACTAGTTCCTCAATGGAAATTCATCATTCCTATAATAAACCACCTCTCAGTACTACAAGTAGCTGGTCCGTGCAATCATCGTCTTCAACTTCTAACACCAATCTAGCTCATAGTGATTCAAGTTATGGTCTTAATATGACATTTGGACCAACTCAGAACGTATCGTCTTCAAGTCAAATAACAAGAGCTGTTGATTCAGTGCCACGGGAGGATTCCCAACCATCCGGTCTTCGCATGCCATCACCAAAAATTGGATTCTTCGATGAG gATAAGTCATGGGTGCCAACTTTAGACAGAAATTTGTATCAATCACAGAAGCAAGGAATAGCAACAAGTACAAGTAAAAGTGCTGAAGCATCAAGTAAAGTTAAACGAGCTAGAAGTTCGCCACTTGAGCCTCGATATGCTGCACCTTTGCATAAGGTAAAAGATGCTTCATCTACGGCATCAGATAAGCGAAAACATATACATTTTAAGCATCAAACTGATAAATCTTTGGAGATTGACACTAAAGTTTGCTCAAAGTTGAGGAAAGTTGGACTGAACTCCAGCTTGAGGGAAGATGAGAGACAAGTAGTAAAGGAGATATTAAAGACTAAGGTAAGAAGTGAAAGAATGGTGACAAAAGCTGACAAGGCGGTCAGTACAACAATAATAACTACGCCTCAATCCCAAGCAAGTTGGGGTCGGCTATATAAATCCTCATTGTCCGTATCGCTCCATTTAACCCCATCTCGGGACGAGGGGATCAGTGGCCTTTCAAAGTTAAGAGAGCAAGAAAATGAAGTTAATGATTTGAGTAGATACTTGGAGCTAATTGATTTGAATGATGGAAAAGAAATACTGCTTAAACAGAGAAAGAGCTTTCCTCATAAGAGAAGTCCATTGGTTGAGAATAAATCTGTTTGCAACAGAAATATGGTTCTTGAATCATCTTTGCTTTCTTCAAAAGGAAAAGACAAAGAGAACAATTAA